The DNA window TCGACTTGCTGCTGCCGGACATGGACGGCACCAAGCTGGTGGAGGAGGTGAAGACCCAGCCGCGCTTCCGGGACTTGCCCATCGTCGTCTACACGGGCAAGGAGCTCACCGCCAAGGACGAGAGCCGGCTGCGCCGTTACACCGGCAGTGTCATCCTCAAGAGCGAGCCCAAGAGCCCCGACCAGCTCCTGGGCGACACGGCACTGTTCCTGCACCGGCTGGAGCAGAACCTCTCGTCCCGCACGAAGCAGGCCCTGGCCGAGCGCAGCAGCGACACGGGCGGGGACCTGACGGGCAAGAAGGTGCTCGTCGTCGATGACGACATGCGCAACATCTTCGCGCTCACCAGCGTGCTGGAAAACCAGGGACTCCAAGTCATCTTCGCCGAGAACGGCCGTGCGGCCATCGAGATGCTGGAGAAGAACCGCGACGTGGATGTCGTGCTGATGGACATCATGATGCCGGAGATGGACGGCTACGAGACGATGCAGGCCATCCGCCAGAACCTCCAGTACGCCCGGCTGCCCATCATCGCCATCACCGCCAAGGCCCTGAAGGACGACCGCGAGAAGTGCATGGCGGCGGGGGCCAGCGACTACCTGCCCAAGCCTGTTGACACCGACAAACTCATTGAACTCATCCGCCTGTGGGTGAACGCCTGAGTTGGATAGCACACGGCTGGCCTTTGGGGCCTTTTGCCCGGCCCCGAGGCATGCCTAGCGTTCGCCTGTCATCCTCCAGGGCCCCCGCTTGCTCAGCATGATTCCCACCGATGCCACCCCCGAGCGCAGTCCCGAGAGCGCCCCGCGCTCCCGGGCCAGCATCCTGATGGTGGATGATCACCCCTCCAACCTGCTGGCGCTCGAGGCCATCCTGGAGCCCTTGGGCCAGGAGCTCGTCAAGGCCACCAGCGGGGAGGAGGCGCTCAAGTTCCTGCTCCAGCGCGAGTTCGCCGTCATCCTCATGGACGTGCAGATGCCGGGCATGGACGGCTTCCAGACCGCGGCGCTCATCAAGCAGCGCGAGCGCACGCGCACCATCCCCATCATCTTCCTCACCGCGCTCAGCCGGGACGCGGCCCACATCTTCAAGGGCTACGAGCACGGCGCGGTGGACTACCTGCTCAAGCCGTTCGATCCGGAGATTCTGCGCTCCAAGGTCGGCGTCTTCGTGGACCTGTCGCTCAAGGAGCAGCAGCTCCAGCGCCAGGCGGCGCTCCTGCGGCAGAAGGAGCGCGAGGCCCTGGAGCGCGAGAGCGAGCTGCGCTACCGGCGGCTGCTCAACGCGCTGCCCGAGCCCATGTGGGCCGCCAGCGCCGACGGCACGCTCAACTACGCCAACCAGGTCTGGGGGGAGTACACCGGCCTGAAGGAAGAGGCACCCTCGCTGGAGTTCTTCCTGAAGTCGGTGCACCCCGCGGACCGGGACATGATGCGCCGCGAGTGGAGCGAGGCGGTGCGCACCGTGTCGCGCATGGAGCACGAGTTCCGCATGCGGCGCCACGACGGCACCTGGCGCTGGCACCTGGGGCGCGCGGTGCCCGAGCGCGATGGCACGGGCAAGCTCGTGGGCTTCATCGCCGTGGCCACGGACATCGACGACAAGAAGCGGGCCGAGGCCACGCTGGAGCGCTTCAAGGCCACGCTGGATGCCACGCTCGACTGCGTGCTCATGTTCGAGCCCGAGCGCCTCACGCTCACCTACGCCAACGTGGGCGCCACCACGCAGCTTGGCCTGGCGCGCGAGCAGCTCGTGGGCATGCCCATGCTCCAGGTGGAGGGCTCCTTCGGCGAGGAGGGCTTCCGCAAGCTCCTGGCGCCGCTGCAGAGCGGCGAGCAGCCCAGCCACACCTACTCCACGGTGTACCGGCGCCACGACGGGAGCGAGATTCCGGTGGAGGCCGTGCTCCAGTACGTGGCCGCGGGCGGGGGCCCGGGCCGCTTCGTGTGCGTGGCGCGGGACATCACCGAGCGCAAGCGCGCCGAGGCGGCCCTGCTGCTGGCCAGCGAGGCGAAGGATGCGTTCCTGGCCGCCGCGAGCCACGAGCTGCGCACCCCGCTGGCCGCCGCCAAGGGCCATGCGCACCTGGCCCTGCTCAAGCTGGGCGGCGAGGGGGAGAGCGGCACGGGCAAGTCCCTGAAAATCATCAACCGGCAGATCGACCGGATGACGAAGCTGGTGGAGGACCTGCTCGACATCAGCCGGCTCCAGGCGGGCCGGCTCTCGCTGGAGCTGGAGCGGTTCGACTTGGGCGGGCTGGTGCGCGAGACGTGTGACCGCATGGGGGTGCTCTCGCAGCAGCACCCGCTGCGCATCGACGTCCAGGAGCACCTGGAGGGGCTCTGGGACCGGGGGCGGCTGGATCAGGTGCTGACGAACTTGCTGTCCAACGCCATCCGCTACTCGCCCGAGGGCGGCGAGGTGGTGGTGAAGGCGGCGGCCGATGGGGAGGGCATTCAACTGTCCGTGAAGGATTGTGGGGTGGGGATTCCCCCCGAGAAGCAGGCGCTCATCTTCGAGCGCTTCGGACGCGCGCACGGCTCGAAGTACGGCGGGCTGGGCCTGGGGCTGACCATCAGCCAGGGCATCGTCGAGCAGCACGGCGGCCGCATCTGGGTGGACTCGCAGGGCTGCACGGGCGAGGGCTCCACCTTCCACGTCTGGCTGCCCCGCGAGGCGGCCCCGGCCGCTCCGGAAGCTCCAGAAGCTCCGGAAGCCCCGAAGGCGGGCGCCGCCGCGCGCCCCGCCCCGAACGCGGAACCGCCCCCGGCCTCCTCCGGGGAGCACTCCCGGGCCTCGGTGGTCTAAACGGTGTCTGACGTGGCGAAGTCCGCGGGGTTTCCGGGCCCCAGTGAGATGCACGCGCGCGTGAACGCGCACGATTGGGCCTCCACCCCCCTGGGGCCCCCCAGCGCTTGGCCGCCCAGCCTCCGGGCGCTGATCCGCACCCTGCTGTCCTCGCGCTACCCCATGGTGCTCACCTGGGGGCCGCGCTTCATCCAGTTCTACAACGACGCCTACTCCAAGCTCATCGGCGACAAGCACCCCTCGGCCCTGGGCGAGGACATCCGCGTCACCATGGCCGAGTCCTGGGACACCCTGGGGCCCATGATTCACGAGGTGATGGCCACGGGCGCCGCCAACTGGACGCCCGCCCTCATGCTGCTGATGGAGCGCGGCGGCTACCGCGAGGAGGCCTACTTCAGCGTCTCGCACGCGCCC is part of the Stigmatella erecta genome and encodes:
- a CDS encoding hybrid sensor histidine kinase/response regulator — protein: MIPTDATPERSPESAPRSRASILMVDDHPSNLLALEAILEPLGQELVKATSGEEALKFLLQREFAVILMDVQMPGMDGFQTAALIKQRERTRTIPIIFLTALSRDAAHIFKGYEHGAVDYLLKPFDPEILRSKVGVFVDLSLKEQQLQRQAALLRQKEREALERESELRYRRLLNALPEPMWAASADGTLNYANQVWGEYTGLKEEAPSLEFFLKSVHPADRDMMRREWSEAVRTVSRMEHEFRMRRHDGTWRWHLGRAVPERDGTGKLVGFIAVATDIDDKKRAEATLERFKATLDATLDCVLMFEPERLTLTYANVGATTQLGLAREQLVGMPMLQVEGSFGEEGFRKLLAPLQSGEQPSHTYSTVYRRHDGSEIPVEAVLQYVAAGGGPGRFVCVARDITERKRAEAALLLASEAKDAFLAAASHELRTPLAAAKGHAHLALLKLGGEGESGTGKSLKIINRQIDRMTKLVEDLLDISRLQAGRLSLELERFDLGGLVRETCDRMGVLSQQHPLRIDVQEHLEGLWDRGRLDQVLTNLLSNAIRYSPEGGEVVVKAAADGEGIQLSVKDCGVGIPPEKQALIFERFGRAHGSKYGGLGLGLTISQGIVEQHGGRIWVDSQGCTGEGSTFHVWLPREAAPAAPEAPEAPEAPKAGAAARPAPNAEPPPASSGEHSRASVV